cttGAGCATTGTTTATAGTAGAAGGGCTGTAGTGGCTTGAAATCTTGGGTTGTGCTCAGTTGGCAGGGATGTATTTGGAGGGAAAAGAGCTTGAGGAATTGGGAGCAGATGAAGAGGGAAATGAAACAACACCTACAAAATCAACTCCTCATATGTTCTGCAAAACACTCACAGCCTCAGACACCAGCACTCATGGGGGGTTTTCTGTCCCTCGCAGAGCTGCTGAAGACTGTTTTCCTCCATTGGTGTGACATCATGCTCTAGTTTGCATTCAAAATTTCCAACACATGAAATTGTTTAGGAGTTGAGTTCATTGCCTTGATGTATTGCTTTTCTGCTCACTGCAGGATTATAAGCAGCAAAGGCCCTCTCAGGAGCTTGTTGCCAAGGACCTGCATAATGTGGAGTGGAAATTTCGACATATTTACAGAGGTAAATGAAAAGAAACAATAAACAACTGTGTCCGGTTGGCTTTATAGTCATAATGACAATGAATGATACAGAAAATCCTTGTGATAATTTTGTCAGGTCAGCCAAGGCGGCATCTTCTCACTACTGGCTGGAGTATTTTTGTTAGCCAAAAGAATCTTGTTTCTGGAGATGCAGTTCTCTTTCTGAGGTGTGTTCAAATAGGATTTCgttttatgaataaataatataaacattcATAGTGTAAAGATTTTTTATACAGTCACAGTATCAGTTCCTCAATTACAAATGcttatgaataataatttttgttgaaCTTCTAAAATAATTACCTTAAAAGTTGTATCAAAAGgtgattttttattgattaacaacattaaaactTTTTCAATGAGCGTGCATGCCTACTACACTTTTACTTTAATTGGTATTGATAGGTATGTTTTTATACATATTGTTTTAGCAGTCAATTGATAGGAAATACTCTCACTGAATTTAAAGATAagctaaaaaaaattggttatgtAATTTAGGAAATgtctttctttatttaatgaaatcaagaacactaaattgaatttaatgAACATTTTTAATCAGGGTGAAATTAAGATTTTACTTATATTTGATTATAGATCTAATACCAATTAGCATAAGAAATCAGAGAGAGAAAAGTTCTTCTCATAGTAGAACATACCATAAAACCTCTGATGCTTTTTGTTCACGAGGAAGCATGGAGAATGAGTGGTAATGATATTATTATGGTTGTTCCTCATTGCTTATTAATATCTTTGTAGGGGTGAAAATGGAGAACTGAGATTGGGAATCCGAAGAGCTGCTCGACCAAGAAATGGTCTTCCTGAATCAATTGTTGGTAGCCAGAATTATTATCCCAATTTCCTTTCTTCTGTGGCCAATGCTATATCCGCCAAAAGCatgtttcatgttttctacagtCCAAGGTACTACATTCATGCCTCAGGAATTTTCGTCTGGCAAAATGTTAGAAGTTAACTCTCAAAATTACTTAGCCTTTCATAAACATTGATTTGGTGATGTTGTGATAACTTATCTGTCAATTATTAATAAACTCATAGTTATAATTGCAGTGAAGTGATAGAATATCATAGCTCACCAGAAAATAGTAAGAACCGAATAAAAGCATTGGTGGTTCTTACATAGAAGCGCTAGAGAGATAGCTCAGATGTTTATTTAATGTATCGTAATTATCTGTTATTCTTCCATCTTATCAATTGTGAGAGAATTGGGGTCTTTCAACACTGGGAAGTGCAGAACCCTGGAAGTTCCACAAGTTGAGGAAATCTCTTAGTTTATTCATAACATACCAGGTTACTATTAACTTCATCCTTTCTTGGGAAGATTAGTACCATATGATTATGGATGCAAGGATAGTGAAGATCGAAGAGTTTTAGTTTaaggaaaaaatgagaaatggCTACGGTCTTACTAGTTTTGATCTTTTTGGACGGACGGGAGGGGAAAATGATTTTCATCTTCTCAGTCtttgaagaaataaatagaGGTGATTTTCCCTACGAAGAGGAACATGATAATCTCTTCAAGAGAGTCTATATTGTTAGTGCTCAGTTATATTGTTCTGCTGTGTCAAATAGTAAGTAGCCTATGCTGAATAGGATCCTTACATTATATGTGAGTAGGCTTTATCTGTTTCTTGTTTGATAAATGATTTCAGCGTACTCAAGATTGGCATAAGAGTGTAGCAATAAATTGTAACGTGTTTGAACTTTTGTATAATACAGAGCAAGTCATGCGGATTTTGTTGTGCCCTACCAAAAGTATGTCAAAAGCATAAAGAATCCAGTAACCATTGGGACAAGAttcaaaatgaaatttgaaatggaTGAATCTCCGGAGAGAAGGTCAACTACAACATAGTTATTAAACTTTAACCATTATCTACCATGAacaaaaaagggaaaataatcCCAAGGAATATGACATTCTCTTCCTGTGTTGCAGGTGTACTAGTGGTATAGTGACTGGAATGAGTGATTTGGATCCCTATAAATGGCCTAAGTCAAGATGGAGGTGCTTGATGGTACAattgctattttttttctttagaaacTAGTGAATCTACGGTACATTACTACAGACCAAATGGTGATAGTTTGTTACTGTGATATCTGACAGGTGAGATGGGATGAAGATATTGAGATTAATCATCAAGATAGAGTATCTCCTTGGGAGATTGATCCTTCTGCATCTCTCCCTCCCTTGAGCATTCAATCCTCCAGAAGGCTGAAGAAACTGAGGCCAGGTCTGCAGGGTGCTTCACCCAGTCACCTCATCACAGGTATGTAtgaatcacaaatcctaatgcTGATATAGCCAAAGTGTCTTAAATCAGTAAACTTCAGGCATTCTAATTCTCCtctatttacatattttttggcTTATGCAGGAGGCAGTGGGTTTATGGACTCTGAGGAGTCTGTAAGATCATCCAAGGTCTTGCAAGGTCAAGAAAAGTCAGGTTTTATGTCACTGTATTATGGATGTGACACAGTAACTAAGCAGCCAGAATTTGAGATCAGATCTCCAAGCCATCCAAATTTTGCATCATCAACTGGAGTGAGAAAGATTGCTGCTGGTGAGTTTATGAGGGTTCACCCTCCTAGTTATGCAGGATTCACAGAACCTAACAGGTTTCAAAGGGTCTTGCAAAGTCAAGAAATATGTCAATTGAGATCTCTGACAGGAAAGGTTGATTTGAACTTTGGTGCCTGGGGCAAACCCAGTTGCACAAATCACAACCTGCAACAGGCAACCAAACCCAACTTTCACTCTTTAGCACCAGAAGTTATTCAAACTGCATATTTTCCTTATGGTGATATTCACAAAGCTGGCCAAGGTAGCAGCACCAGCATGTCGTGCTCTAAACCTAACAATTTCCAGCGAGAAAATGTCACATTTAACTCTCCTTCCTCTCAGTCAAGGATCATGAGAAATGAAGCTGGAAGACCAGAAGTCACAATCCAAAATGAGCAGAAGCTGCAGGACAATATTTCTGGGGCTGCTTCTTTAGGGACAAACATGAGGATTTCAAATGATGAAAGTTTCAACGGGAAGGTAAATGCTTGTAAACTATTTGGATTTCCCTTGTCTGGGGAAGTCACCACCCAAAATTTACAGAACTCGGCTAAAAGAAGTTGCACAAAGGTGAGCGATGATAGCAACAGAGTTATATTGTGATATGCGTTTTTCTCTTTGACAATTTGCCAACACATGTAACATAACACTGAATGAAGGTTCACAAGCAAGGTAGCTTAGTTGGAAGAGCCATTGATCTCTCAAGATTGAACAGCTACAGTGACCTGCTGATTGAACTAGAGAGACTATTTAGCATGGAAGGCCTTCTAAGAGATCCTAATAAGGGATGGAGAATCCTTTACACTGACAGTGAAAATGACATCATGGTTGTGGGAGATGACCCGTGGCAGTAAGTAACCATCTTTCTTCACTCTTATTTGTTCTAATGAAATTTGAATTCTCTACTGGTTTTCTGTAATGTTACTCAGCTGTGCTTTTAGAATCGATTGATGAACACTGATTTTAGCGATTTAAAAgacttttaaaatatcaatatcagTTTATTTTAATGCTAAATAGATAATAATACTGTCAAAAAACCAATACAGAATCTGAACTCTTTCAAATGCAGCTTTACCACCTTTGAGACGGTTATCATAGGCCATGTAATCCCATGTAGCATTCTTGGTGAAATCCACTGAAAAACTGCATTTTTCCTTTTGTCTGCAGTGAGTTCTGCGAGGTGGTCTCGAAGATTCATATCCATACACAAGAAGAAGTTGAGAAGATGACAATTGGGATGATGAATGATGATACCCAGAGTTGTTTGGAACAGGCACCAGTGATGATTGAAGCTTCAAAGTCTTCTTCTGTGGGTCAGCCAGATTCTTCTCCAACAGTGGTTAGAATCT
This region of Vigna unguiculata cultivar IT97K-499-35 chromosome 5, ASM411807v1, whole genome shotgun sequence genomic DNA includes:
- the LOC114185706 gene encoding auxin response factor 4-like is translated as MEIDLNYAVTEPEKTASCNGDCDKGAACVCSLSSPTCSSSGSSSARVSSSYLELWHACAGPLTSLPKKGNVVVYFPQGHLEQASSFSPFSSMDMPTYDLQPQIFCRVVNIQLLANKENDEVYTQVTLLPQAELAGMYLEGKELEELGADEEGNETTPTKSTPHMFCKTLTASDTSTHGGFSVPRRAAEDCFPPLDYKQQRPSQELVAKDLHNVEWKFRHIYRGQPRRHLLTTGWSIFVSQKNLVSGDAVLFLRGENGELRLGIRRAARPRNGLPESIVGSQNYYPNFLSSVANAISAKSMFHVFYSPRASHADFVVPYQKYVKSIKNPVTIGTRFKMKFEMDESPERRCTSGIVTGMSDLDPYKWPKSRWRCLMVRWDEDIEINHQDRVSPWEIDPSASLPPLSIQSSRRLKKLRPGLQGASPSHLITGGSGFMDSEESVRSSKVLQGQEKSGFMSLYYGCDTVTKQPEFEIRSPSHPNFASSTGVRKIAAGEFMRVHPPSYAGFTEPNRFQRVLQSQEICQLRSLTGKVDLNFGAWGKPSCTNHNLQQATKPNFHSLAPEVIQTAYFPYGDIHKAGQGSSTSMSCSKPNNFQRENVTFNSPSSQSRIMRNEAGRPEVTIQNEQKLQDNISGAASLGTNMRISNDESFNGKVNACKLFGFPLSGEVTTQNLQNSAKRSCTKVHKQGSLVGRAIDLSRLNSYSDLLIELERLFSMEGLLRDPNKGWRILYTDSENDIMVVGDDPWHEFCEVVSKIHIHTQEEVEKMTIGMMNDDTQSCLEQAPVMIEASKSSSVGQPDSSPTVVRI